The Prochlorococcus marinus CUG1417 genome includes the window AGTACCTTTTAATTTTGATAAAGACCGATTAATTTGAGAAATATTTTTTTTTAAATTGAAATTTTCTTTAAATTCATCAATACAGAATACTCTTTCAAAATATCCTCTTTCATCTTTTTTTGATATTATTTCTCCTTGCAACAAATCGTTGATAGGAGTCTTATTTATTAAGAAATTTTTCACAGAGATTTAACTAAAAATTTTCATTATTATACTCCCTTATATTTTCTGAACATTTAATAAAAGGGCTAGCCCCTTTATTGACTTCAAAGTACCAATCAGATGTTTTTTTTATAGTTTTTTGAAAGTCCCACTTTGCACGCCAGCCTAAATATTTAATTGCTTTGTCACTTATCAGATTCAGTGTATTTGCTTCATGGTATTCAGAAATGCCAGTATCAATTTCGTAACTTCCATCCCAAAAAATTAAAAATTCCTTAACTAAATCTTCAACTGTTTTAGAGGAACTAATATTTGGTCCAAAATTAAAAGAACTTGCATAGAGTTGTTTGTCTTCTTTTTTATTAAATTGACATTCATGTAATTTTTTAGCTAAACATAAATATCCATATAATGGATCTAAAACATGTTGCCAAGGTCTTATTGATTTAGGATTTCTTATGAGAATATTTTTTTGTAATGATAATGATCTAACAATATCTGGTACCAGTCTATCTTTAGCCCAATCTCCTCCTCCAATAACGTTGCCTGCTCTTGCAGTTGCTATTAACAGGTTTGAATTTTGATAATTATGATTACCACAAAAACTTTCTCTATAACTAGAAATTGCAATTTCCATAGCTGCCTTACTTGCACTATATGGATCGAGACCGCCTAGTTCATCATTTTCTCTATAACCATAAAACCACTCTTTATTTTTATAAACCTTATCAGTAGTTATAAAAACAGCAGAACATTTATTATTAAGACTTTTCAAACACTCTAATAAATTTAAACTACCCATGACATTTGTATTCCAAGTTTTCAAAGGATCCTTATAACTATTTAGTACTAAGGGCTCTGCTGCCAAATGAAAAACAATTTCAGGATTTACATTTTCTACAAATTTTTTTAGAGAATTAAAATTATTTATATCTCCCTCATTATGATTTAAATTTCCTGACAAATTTTTTAAATTTTGATTATTCTCAAGAAAAAGATCTTTAAAAAATTTTTGTTCATTATTTAATTCTAATGAATATCCATTTACTTCTGCTCCAAGCATTAATAACCACAAAGTTAACCAGCTGCCCTTAAATCCTGTATGACCAGTAATCAAAACATTTTTTTTTTGCCAGAAATTGTTATTCATTAAATTTATTAATTTTAAGGTAGAAATTTTTATCAAATCATTACAAATAAGATTTTCAAAAAATTAAATACTTTAGATAAATATTAAATATATAGATATAAAGATAACACAAACTCAAGTAGATGAATTTTAATCTGAAATTTCTTAAAATGTAAATTTTTAAATCTAAATATTTATAAATTTATTTTTCTAATTTTTTAAATATTAGACATATAAATTTAAAGAAAGAAATTTTGTAGATTTACTCATATTTAATTGTGAAATTGATCTGAGTTTCTTTTTTTAAACTATTTAATTATAATTATAATGATTTAACATAAATCATAGATTCATATAATAAATGATATTTTTGGATAATTTCTTTATAATATGAAAATTGAAACCTGAAGATTATAATCTGTTTTAAAGAGTATCTTAAAATAAATTGTATGAACTCTAAATTGAAGAATAATTTAAATAAAGATTTATTAGTTGCATGTGTTTTTGGGGTTAAATTTTCCAAATTATATCCAGCACTAGATAACTATAGATGTGTTTTATTTTCTAACAATATAAAATTAAAAAAAGAGGCTCTGAAAAAAGGTTGGGAATTTGAATTTGTTGATAAATTTGAATTATCGAAAGACCATCTTTTATCGTCTCTTCAATCGAAATATATTAAATTTCTTCAATTTCTAGATGATTATCCAGCTTATAAAAAATACAGATCTATTACTTATATAGACCATACTATTAAAATTACAAAAGAAGAATCTAAAAGGTTAAAAGCTTTGTTTAATAAAAATAAAAGAATTTTTATGATTAGTTCGCGAAAGGGACATCTTGCAACTGAAACCCTAGATAAAGCATCTAAAAGTCATCAACGTTATAGAAACTCTTATAAACAAACTAAAGATTGGATCAATTATCAATTAAGTCACAAAAATATTCCTAGTCCACCTCAAGAATATGCTACAGGTTTCATAATGTATAAAGACTTTAAAAAGTTAATACCATTTCTAAAAAATGTTTATGAAACTTTATGGCATTTACGTCAGCCACATTGTCAAACAATTTGGTCTGTTTTAGTACAATGGCATTTAGACGATCTTCAATATATTTATTGGAATGATACAAGCATAAAAAAAAGAACTCCTTTACCATTAGATCAAGATATAAAAAGGTTTATAAGAGAAAATTTAAGATCAATATTAAAACCTTTCTTAGAATTTTTTGGAATAGATTATGAAAAATTCAGAAAAGAATATGTTCTGAAGTTATTTGGCGCAGGTATTCGTTAAAAGTAATAAATTATAATTTTTTTTAAACTAACAAAATTATTTTTGGATTGACTATAAAAATCACAAAAATTTCTTAATAATATTAATATAATTATTTTTTAATACAAAATAATTTTGATAAAAATATGACTAAGGAATTAAGACTATAAATCATTTTTATTTTTATTATGTGAAAGATGATTTTTTTAGAGTATATCCTTACTAATTTACTAGTAAAATAACCTTTTTTAAAAATCCCTAAATTTTCTGGGAAAATATAATTTGCATAGATATCTAAATTACAAAATTTTTTTTGATTTATTTCAAAAGGAGAAATTTCAAAAAATATATCGTAATTGTTTAAATTATAATTTTTATCCCACGTCCAACAATTATATTTAATATAAATTTTTTTTATTGTTTGATATATGGATTTATTTACTGGAAATTTCAGAGAAGATTTTACTGAGGTTAGTTTAGATTTCATATAATCATAATTTTTACCTGAAAAACTACCAAATATAAATATCTTATAATTGTAAATTTCGGCTAGATTTTTTATAACATTAAAAACTTGAATATGATCAACATTGCCATATTCCCCCCACGGAGAATGAGTGTATATAGTGTCTATATTTAAAATATGAGTAACCAGGGATTTTTTTATTTCAAGAAAACTTTTCTTATACTCGTCTTGATTTTTTTTACCTTTAATTCCATAGATAGTCTCATATTTTTTTTCATAATTTACTTTCTGATTATTTATTGAAGCCTCATCAATATTTAGAAAGTGGACATTTTTTAAAGGATATTCTAATTGTAATCTAGATCTAGATGATGAAAGTTTTTCATTCGAAGCAAGGTCATTAAAACAAATAATTATTTTTTCTGCATTTTCTAAAATTGAACTTGCCCACAATATTTCATCATCTGGATGAGCGACTACAACCGCATACTTCTTACCAATTAGAGAATTAGTCACAAATAAGTTACTTAAAGACTAAAATTAAATTTTTTTTAAAAAAATAAAAGTATGTTTATTTATATTATCAACCATCATTCTTGACTTATTTAGCATCTCATTATTAGGAATAAATTCAGAAAATTTATCATAAAAATTATTTTTTGGCATATCAAACAGTAGCAACTCGGAAGTATCATTAAAGCCTAATATTAATATACCATTTTCATTTAAAATTGAATAAATTTCATTTAAAACTTTTTTAAATTGACTTAACTTATCTACTCCAAAACCAATCAATCCATTAGCAATAAC containing:
- a CDS encoding PIG-L family deacetylase; this encodes MTNSLIGKKYAVVVAHPDDEILWASSILENAEKIIICFNDLASNEKLSSSRSRLQLEYPLKNVHFLNIDEASINNQKVNYEKKYETIYGIKGKKNQDEYKKSFLEIKKSLVTHILNIDTIYTHSPWGEYGNVDHIQVFNVIKNLAEIYNYKIFIFGSFSGKNYDYMKSKLTSVKSSLKFPVNKSIYQTIKKIYIKYNCWTWDKNYNLNNYDIFFEISPFEINQKKFCNLDIYANYIFPENLGIFKKGYFTSKLVRIYSKKIIFHIIKIKMIYSLNSLVIFLSKLFCIKK
- the rfbG gene encoding CDP-glucose 4,6-dehydratase, which produces MNNNFWQKKNVLITGHTGFKGSWLTLWLLMLGAEVNGYSLELNNEQKFFKDLFLENNQNLKNLSGNLNHNEGDINNFNSLKKFVENVNPEIVFHLAAEPLVLNSYKDPLKTWNTNVMGSLNLLECLKSLNNKCSAVFITTDKVYKNKEWFYGYRENDELGGLDPYSASKAAMEIAISSYRESFCGNHNYQNSNLLIATARAGNVIGGGDWAKDRLVPDIVRSLSLQKNILIRNPKSIRPWQHVLDPLYGYLCLAKKLHECQFNKKEDKQLYASSFNFGPNISSSKTVEDLVKEFLIFWDGSYEIDTGISEYHEANTLNLISDKAIKYLGWRAKWDFQKTIKKTSDWYFEVNKGASPFIKCSENIREYNNENF